One window of the Thioflexithrix psekupsensis genome contains the following:
- a CDS encoding heavy metal translocating P-type ATPase: MTSCFHCGLPVPENSDFTVIVDGETQLMCCAGCQAVAQAIVDSGLSSYYRYRTENAPTGRELVPEFLKQTTLYDNPTIQQRFVNEIGEHEREVSLILEGITCAACIWLNERHLRTLPGVREVQMNYATQRAHVRWDSRELQLSRILQAISEIGYLAHPYDPKRQQALLEQERKQQLRRLGLAGVLGLQVMMFAMAVYAGDWSTGIEYEFRQLFNWISLVLTLPILLYSAQPFFKSAVRDLKHGRIGMDVPVSVGLTLAFVGSVWVTFTGQESHVYYDSIAMFTFLLLTGRYFEFLARQRSAHAAETLVQMVPTLTTRLDTNEQGQIQEIEVLVAELQPGDRVLVRPGESIPADGVIITGQSSIDESLLTGESYPITCQPGHPVVAGTINIESPLQMRVEKVGQDTVLSHILRLLTRAQSEKPTLTLVADRVASWFLGGVLLLSIAVAWYWWMDGGQDWLAVTLAVLVVTCPCALSLATPTAITAATSALTQAGLLVTRGTALETLAQATHFIFDKTGTLTAGRLAVQQVHVFSNKTESDCLQFAAALEQHSEHPIAKAILTRAGEYTLTAQSVVNTPGSGLHGEIAGEMWYLGTPSFIAEQTHLSVTDSQALQAGGDTVVVLATGQQVYAAFLLADELREGAAKLIADLYARGHRVSLLTGDHEAAAKRVADAVGITTVQSGLKPDDKLAFVRACQASGEVVAMIGDGVNDAPVLAQAQVSIAMGGGTQVARASADMILLSEQLSLLSKGVVQAKRTLVIVRQNIAWAIGYNVLALPAAVMGYVSPWMAALGMSLSSLLVLLNAMRLLEKRDTKKPTETQKNSLLPTSQ; this comes from the coding sequence ATGACTTCTTGTTTCCATTGTGGTTTGCCTGTCCCTGAAAACAGTGATTTTACCGTGATCGTGGATGGCGAAACCCAATTGATGTGCTGTGCGGGTTGTCAAGCTGTCGCACAAGCGATTGTTGACAGTGGTTTATCCAGTTATTACCGCTACCGCACCGAAAACGCTCCCACCGGCCGCGAATTAGTCCCCGAATTCTTAAAACAAACCACCCTTTACGACAATCCCACTATTCAACAGCGTTTTGTCAATGAAATTGGTGAACATGAACGCGAAGTGTCTTTGATTTTAGAAGGCATTACTTGTGCGGCTTGTATTTGGTTGAATGAGCGTCATTTGCGCACTTTACCCGGTGTGCGCGAGGTGCAGATGAATTACGCCACGCAACGCGCTCATGTGCGTTGGGATAGCCGAGAATTACAATTAAGTCGTATTTTACAAGCGATCAGCGAAATTGGTTATTTAGCCCACCCCTACGATCCCAAACGACAACAAGCATTGTTAGAACAAGAACGTAAACAACAATTGCGCCGTCTCGGTTTAGCGGGGGTGTTGGGATTGCAGGTGATGATGTTTGCGATGGCGGTTTATGCCGGAGATTGGTCAACAGGAATCGAATATGAATTTCGACAATTGTTTAATTGGATCAGTTTGGTGTTGACCCTTCCCATTTTATTGTATTCGGCACAGCCTTTTTTTAAATCTGCGGTGCGCGATTTAAAACATGGACGAATTGGGATGGATGTTCCGGTTTCGGTGGGTTTGACTTTGGCGTTTGTGGGCAGTGTGTGGGTGACATTTACGGGGCAGGAAAGTCATGTTTATTATGATTCGATTGCGATGTTTACTTTTTTATTGTTGACCGGCCGCTATTTTGAATTTCTCGCCCGCCAACGTAGCGCACATGCCGCAGAGACTTTAGTACAAATGGTGCCGACGTTAACCACCCGTTTAGACACCAACGAACAAGGGCAAATTCAAGAAATAGAAGTGTTAGTCGCAGAATTACAGCCCGGTGATCGGGTGTTAGTTCGTCCCGGTGAAAGTATTCCTGCCGATGGGGTGATTATCACGGGGCAGTCGAGTATTGATGAATCGTTGTTGACCGGCGAAAGTTATCCGATCACTTGTCAGCCCGGACATCCCGTGGTGGCCGGTACGATTAATATTGAAAGTCCATTACAAATGCGGGTGGAAAAAGTCGGACAAGATACGGTGTTATCGCATATTTTGCGCTTATTAACCCGGGCGCAAAGCGAAAAACCCACATTAACCTTAGTGGCGGATCGGGTGGCCAGTTGGTTTTTGGGTGGTGTGTTACTTTTATCTATTGCGGTGGCGTGGTATTGGTGGATGGATGGGGGACAAGATTGGTTAGCGGTGACGTTAGCGGTGTTGGTGGTGACGTGTCCTTGTGCTTTGTCTTTGGCGACTCCCACGGCGATTACTGCGGCCACCAGTGCCTTGACGCAAGCCGGTCTATTAGTGACTCGTGGCACAGCGTTGGAAACCTTAGCCCAAGCCACACATTTTATTTTCGATAAGACAGGCACGTTGACCGCTGGCCGTTTAGCCGTGCAGCAAGTCCATGTTTTTTCAAATAAAACTGAGTCCGATTGTTTGCAATTCGCTGCTGCTTTGGAACAACATTCAGAACATCCCATTGCTAAAGCGATTTTAACCCGTGCGGGTGAGTACACTTTAACGGCGCAATCTGTGGTTAATACGCCCGGATCGGGTTTACACGGTGAGATTGCGGGAGAAATGTGGTATTTAGGCACGCCGTCATTTATCGCAGAGCAGACCCATTTATCGGTGACTGACAGTCAGGCCTTGCAAGCGGGTGGGGATACGGTTGTTGTGTTGGCGACAGGACAACAGGTGTATGCGGCGTTTTTGCTGGCCGATGAATTACGCGAAGGCGCGGCCAAGTTAATCGCTGACTTGTATGCTCGCGGTCATCGGGTTTCCTTATTGACGGGAGATCATGAGGCCGCAGCCAAACGGGTAGCCGATGCCGTAGGAATTACAACAGTGCAATCCGGTTTAAAACCCGATGATAAATTGGCTTTTGTTCGAGCGTGTCAAGCATCGGGGGAAGTGGTGGCCATGATTGGCGATGGTGTAAACGATGCGCCGGTATTGGCTCAAGCGCAAGTGTCGATTGCGATGGGCGGCGGGACGCAAGTGGCGCGTGCCAGTGCGGATATGATTTTATTGTCTGAACAATTGTCGTTGTTATCCAAAGGCGTTGTACAAGCCAAGCGAACCTTGGTGATTGTACGGCAAAATATTGCTTGGGCGATTGGTTACAACGTATTGGCATTGCCGGCGGCGGTCATGGGTTACGTGTCGCCTTGGATGGCGGCTTTGGGGATGTCGTTGAGTTCTTTACTGGTGCTGTTGAATGCGATGCGCTTATTGGAAAAACGGGATACCAAAAAGCCAACTGAAACACAAAAAAATAGCTTACTCCCTACTTCACAATAG
- the truA gene encoding tRNA pseudouridine(38-40) synthase TruA, protein MRIALGVEYNGSPYCGWQYQDDADSVQAQVEAALSRVADHKVTAICAGRTDRGVHAVSQIIHIDVHVERSMRAWVLGGNVNLPRDIGILWAQPVSEQFHARFSARARHYRYLILNRMVRPGLLHHRVTWEHHPLEVELMQTGANYLLGTHDFTSYRAVGCQAKNPIRTVHYLTIRRQQELIVVEIGANGFLHHMVRNIVGVLLKIGRQECPPEWANTVLLAKNRTAGGMTAPAHGLYFYGVDYDAPFHFPRPPVILPVL, encoded by the coding sequence ATGAGAATTGCTTTAGGTGTGGAATATAATGGCAGTCCTTATTGTGGTTGGCAGTATCAAGATGACGCGGACAGTGTGCAAGCCCAGGTTGAAGCCGCATTGAGTCGCGTAGCAGATCACAAAGTGACGGCGATTTGTGCGGGGCGTACGGATCGCGGTGTTCATGCCGTGTCCCAAATCATTCATATTGATGTTCATGTAGAACGTAGTATGCGCGCATGGGTTTTGGGTGGAAATGTGAATTTACCACGAGATATTGGCATTTTGTGGGCGCAACCCGTCAGCGAACAGTTTCATGCGCGTTTTTCAGCCCGCGCACGCCATTATCGTTATCTTATTTTAAATCGTATGGTGCGGCCGGGGCTGTTGCACCATCGCGTCACGTGGGAACATCATCCTTTGGAGGTAGAATTGATGCAAACCGGAGCCAATTATCTCCTCGGCACGCATGATTTTACCTCTTATCGTGCCGTAGGCTGTCAAGCTAAAAATCCAATAAGAACCGTGCATTATCTAACAATTCGTCGTCAACAAGAATTGATTGTGGTGGAGATTGGTGCGAATGGTTTTTTACATCACATGGTACGTAATATTGTTGGTGTTTTACTAAAAATCGGCCGTCAAGAATGTCCACCAGAATGGGCAAATACGGTGTTATTAGCCAAAAATCGCACCGCAGGTGGCATGACCGCACCTGCGCATGGGTTATATTTTTATGGAGTGGATTACGATGCGCCTTTTCATTTTCCTCGTCCTCCTGTGATCTTACCTGTTTTGTAA
- a CDS encoding cytochrome-c peroxidase, producing the protein MKQWQMTCATGALLLSVAVAQASPWQALPEQPPIPENNPQSEAKIELGKTLYFDPRLSKNGAISCNSCHNVMAGGEDNRPNSVGVHDARGGRGAPSVWNAAFLSVQFWDGRAESLEAQAVGPITNPVEMAMDDDAAVLARLNQIPGYVELFKAVFPESDPAISMENVAKAIASYERTLITPNSPFDRYVKGEKEALNEQQVRGMETFLNTGCVACHSGANFSGPDLPMGQGFFMKFPTFAGSEYDAKYDLLSDPGRYEVTKADSDKNMWRVPTLRNVALTAPYFHNGKVANLDEAVRVMAKTQLNKDLSAEETADIVAFLNGLTGEFPVQTMPRLPPTPNTTVLPLADK; encoded by the coding sequence ATGAAACAATGGCAGATGACCTGTGCAACCGGTGCTTTACTGTTGTCCGTAGCTGTAGCGCAAGCCTCGCCGTGGCAAGCCCTACCCGAACAACCACCGATTCCAGAAAATAACCCACAAAGCGAAGCGAAAATTGAACTGGGCAAAACATTATATTTCGATCCACGTTTGTCCAAAAATGGCGCGATTTCTTGTAATTCTTGCCACAATGTGATGGCAGGTGGCGAAGACAATCGTCCCAATTCCGTTGGAGTACACGATGCCCGCGGCGGACGGGGCGCGCCTTCGGTGTGGAATGCGGCGTTTTTATCGGTGCAATTTTGGGATGGTCGCGCCGAGTCGTTGGAAGCCCAAGCGGTTGGCCCTATCACCAACCCGGTAGAAATGGCAATGGATGACGACGCGGCAGTGTTGGCGCGTTTAAATCAAATTCCTGGTTATGTGGAGCTGTTTAAAGCGGTATTTCCTGAATCTGATCCCGCGATTTCTATGGAAAATGTGGCCAAAGCCATTGCTTCTTACGAACGTACTTTAATCACGCCTAATTCACCCTTTGATCGTTATGTCAAAGGAGAAAAAGAAGCGTTGAATGAACAACAAGTTCGCGGTATGGAAACCTTTTTAAACACAGGTTGTGTGGCGTGTCATTCTGGTGCAAATTTCAGTGGGCCTGATTTACCGATGGGACAGGGCTTTTTTATGAAATTCCCGACTTTTGCGGGCAGCGAATATGATGCGAAATATGATTTATTGTCCGATCCGGGGCGTTATGAAGTCACCAAAGCAGACAGTGATAAAAATATGTGGCGTGTACCCACATTACGCAATGTGGCTTTAACTGCGCCTTATTTCCACAATGGTAAGGTTGCCAATTTGGACGAAGCGGTGCGTGTGATGGCAAAAACGCAGTTAAACAAAGACTTATCTGCTGAAGAAACCGCGGATATCGTGGCTTTTTTAAACGGTTTAACCGGAGAATTCCCCGTGCAAACCATGCCGCGTTTACCCCCCACTCCCAATACGACAGTATTGCCTTTGGCTGATAAATAA
- a CDS encoding sensor histidine kinase, with the protein MTDSIAKWLVLHSGTLKENRCLHEILTEFAVHIECRHALDSVTDIKLSELRGIIWAEFESNENTLAVCRRWRSDAPQLPLLLLGRPLSENELLDLFNTGITDYLPWPLDMNSALLKMRLKNYWQLTHSMNQTFSIPERIYEENVQQALRHFATTSRLSSIGEMTTMMAHELNQPLTAVLSFAEVSQRLLERPEPIKEELKHTISRIIHNAKLTANIIRHIREWGRRGRLLKKPTQLNGLIVETKQIVKRDLLRQSIELKLKLIDPSPLIEIDYYRIQQVLLNLIYNSAEAIYSHAATVREITIETQEQSHFIEIKVSDTGPGIATELFEQLFRRFVSSKAEGLGMNLAVCRSLIEAHGGELWIESQTPRGGACVHFTLPLKTTATHCGT; encoded by the coding sequence ATGACAGACTCCATCGCCAAGTGGTTAGTGCTGCACAGTGGCACATTGAAGGAAAACCGTTGTTTACATGAGATTTTGACCGAATTCGCAGTACACATTGAATGTCGTCACGCATTAGATAGTGTTACTGACATAAAATTATCAGAATTGCGCGGCATCATTTGGGCAGAATTTGAATCCAACGAGAATACCCTAGCGGTTTGTCGGCGGTGGCGATCTGACGCGCCGCAATTGCCTTTGCTGCTGTTGGGAAGACCGTTGTCTGAAAATGAATTATTGGATTTATTTAACACGGGAATTACGGATTATTTGCCTTGGCCATTAGACATGAATTCGGCATTATTAAAAATGCGGTTAAAAAATTATTGGCAATTGACCCATTCGATGAATCAGACATTCTCTATTCCTGAGCGCATTTATGAGGAAAATGTGCAGCAAGCGTTGCGCCATTTTGCCACCACTTCTCGTTTAAGTTCCATTGGTGAGATGACCACCATGATGGCGCATGAATTAAACCAGCCATTAACTGCTGTTTTAAGTTTTGCCGAAGTGTCACAACGTTTATTAGAACGCCCAGAACCTATTAAAGAAGAATTAAAACATACCATTTCTCGCATTATTCATAATGCCAAATTAACGGCGAATATTATTCGTCATATTCGTGAATGGGGGCGGCGAGGACGATTATTAAAAAAACCGACCCAATTAAACGGATTAATTGTTGAAACAAAGCAGATTGTTAAACGGGATTTATTGCGACAATCGATAGAGCTAAAATTAAAACTGATTGATCCATCTCCATTAATAGAAATCGATTATTATCGCATTCAACAAGTGTTATTAAACTTGATTTATAACAGCGCAGAGGCGATTTATAGTCATGCAGCAACCGTGCGAGAAATCACGATAGAAACACAAGAACAATCCCATTTTATCGAAATTAAAGTGTCTGATACGGGGCCGGGGATTGCGACAGAATTATTCGAGCAATTATTTAGACGATTTGTCAGCAGTAAAGCCGAAGGTTTAGGCATGAATTTGGCGGTTTGTCGCTCTTTAATTGAGGCACACGGTGGGGAGTTATGGATAGAATCACAAACACCACGCGGGGGGGCATGTGTCCATTTTACTCTGCCGCTGAAAACCACTGCAACGCACTGTGGAACATGA
- a CDS encoding DUF4388 domain-containing protein, with translation MMRVQTKPLLAFSGLMATLNQLCNQAKTGTFFISTEDNRAVSFVLKNGQIISCSYGHFRGEMALPYMRQIQAGSYAFSEKVFFSLMDEQHLPDTAEIFALLNYQDYTPPMMPSETSEKTQIYRGITLSQSPKNADVISHRKSRRIYRGQILEN, from the coding sequence ATGATGCGTGTTCAGACTAAACCATTATTAGCATTCTCTGGCCTAATGGCGACTTTAAATCAGCTTTGCAATCAAGCTAAAACGGGAACTTTTTTTATTTCTACTGAAGACAATCGAGCCGTTAGTTTTGTTTTAAAAAACGGACAAATTATTTCTTGTTCTTATGGTCATTTTCGAGGAGAAATGGCTTTACCTTATATGCGTCAAATTCAAGCGGGCAGTTATGCTTTTTCAGAGAAAGTATTTTTTTCCCTAATGGATGAACAACATTTGCCTGATACGGCTGAAATTTTTGCGCTTTTAAATTATCAAGATTATACGCCACCTATGATGCCATCTGAAACCAGCGAAAAAACTCAAATTTATCGTGGCATTACTCTTTCTCAATCTCCAAAAAATGCAGATGTCATTTCACATCGTAAATCACGTCGAATTTATCGCGGACAAATCTTGGAAAATTAA
- a CDS encoding thioredoxin family protein yields the protein MRYLLSLLSCLLFWTSLSAMPNADSSFLHHPPYTLADSISSVKTDHSPVILLFFTHTECALCAYMERVLFQDKKLANFYQTHFTAFRVPLDSEIELVDFNKENISTTKLAQRFEISTNQLPVSIFLNAQGEVLYRFQGHTQRPEEYQWLGEWILNQGDKSEEAFAAYRQQRYRESSAENLLPAAEASHAFFDSTFGDLQEELSHVKEEQKAGILLFFEMENCPFCQRMRETALIDPKAQTFYRQHFKSFAVDILSDVELTDFDGTTMTQKAFAQQHRVRVTPVVIFYDAQGQTLYRHSGIITDSQEFIWLGEYVVMGGYKKENFATFKQAKRHTLSTQ from the coding sequence ATGCGCTATTTATTATCTTTATTATCGTGCTTATTGTTTTGGACATCGTTATCAGCCATGCCCAATGCGGATTCTTCTTTTCTACATCATCCTCCCTATACTTTAGCGGATTCTATTTCTTCCGTTAAAACGGATCATTCTCCTGTTATTTTGTTATTTTTTACCCATACCGAATGCGCATTATGTGCTTATATGGAGCGGGTTTTATTTCAAGATAAAAAATTAGCCAATTTCTACCAAACTCATTTTACTGCTTTTCGTGTTCCATTGGACAGTGAGATAGAACTTGTTGATTTCAATAAAGAAAATATCAGCACCACTAAACTGGCGCAACGTTTTGAAATCAGTACAAATCAACTGCCTGTGTCTATTTTTCTTAATGCGCAAGGGGAAGTGTTATATCGTTTCCAAGGACACACGCAACGCCCAGAAGAATATCAATGGTTAGGCGAATGGATATTAAATCAAGGGGATAAAAGTGAAGAAGCTTTTGCCGCTTATCGTCAACAACGTTATCGAGAATCTTCTGCTGAAAATTTACTACCAGCAGCCGAAGCTTCTCATGCTTTTTTTGACTCCACTTTTGGCGATTTACAAGAAGAATTAAGCCATGTTAAAGAAGAACAAAAAGCGGGAATTTTATTATTTTTTGAAATGGAAAATTGTCCTTTTTGTCAGCGAATGCGAGAAACTGCATTAATCGACCCTAAAGCACAGACTTTTTATCGTCAGCATTTTAAAAGTTTTGCGGTTGATATTTTAAGTGACGTGGAATTAACCGATTTTGACGGCACGACCATGACGCAAAAAGCATTCGCACAACAGCATCGTGTGCGGGTGACTCCTGTGGTTATTTTTTATGATGCGCAAGGGCAAACTTTATACCGTCACAGCGGCATTATTACCGACTCACAAGAGTTTATTTGGCTGGGCGAATATGTCGTCATGGGGGGGTATAAAAAAGAGAATTTTGCCACGTTTAAACAGGCAAAACGCCACACTTTATCCACCCAATAA
- a CDS encoding rubredoxin has protein sequence MTEPYKNYLCVVCGFIYSEEKGLPEEGIAPGTRWEDVPEDWLCPDCGVGKSDFEMTVI, from the coding sequence GACAGAACCTTATAAAAATTATTTGTGCGTAGTTTGCGGTTTCATTTACAGCGAAGAAAAGGGACTACCCGAAGAAGGCATCGCCCCCGGCACCCGTTGGGAAGATGTCCCTGAAGATTGGTTATGTCCCGATTGTGGCGTAGGTAAAAGTGATTTTGAAATGACGGTGATTTAA